One Triticum dicoccoides isolate Atlit2015 ecotype Zavitan chromosome 5B, WEW_v2.0, whole genome shotgun sequence genomic window carries:
- the LOC119305539 gene encoding subtilisin-like protease SBT1.7, which yields MASMVSILLRCSLLLLLLVQSTQSSVSQKPKNAIAEEPHPSTSHTYIVLANQLAKPSKFDTLEHWYASMVGVMARVKKKKSSNRIRYTYGTVMHGFAARLTDGEAQRMATAPDVSRVYKDRVYHTQATRSPWFMGLHDDFGAWPDAEFGDGVIIGFVDTGIWPERASFNDAGLGPVRSTWRGKCVDALGFNASLCNNKLVGAKSFVTVELDAGGLLTDSNPRDIAGHGTHVASTAAGAEVPSADLFKFAGGRASGVARMARIAMYRACNIGCFASDVVAAIDAAVTDGVDLLSMSIAYPAEPFYDDLLSVATFGAEQRGVFVVLAGGNKGPTASTISNVAPWMTTVGAATTDRVFPATLRLGNGVVLTGQSLYNIPFSQSQGAGMIPLVRTSCGEYDLTPDKVMGKVVVCSQDAGASAGFDVERAGGAGIVSVQSTERFWDTVMAQPFPLPGLLLSSAGGKKLADYMSSVAYPVASFNFTCDTVTGENRAPMVAGFSSRGPNPIVPEILKPDVIAPGVNILAAWSGAAQPSDSDMDPRRVEYNIISGTSMACPHVAGVAALIKKRHGDWTPAMIRSALMTTAGPLDKNGRDIVDSGSAVGAAATPMEAGAGLVLPRLAMDPGLVYDAGTQDYVDFLCTLNYTVEQMRQFVPGLSKCARTIPGGVANLNYPSFVVVFDGSTRVRTLTRTVTKVSAQPERYNVTVAAPDGVKVTVTPTTLEFKRVNEKRSYTVQFSSEAGAKVRPAGTWDFGHIAWENRKHRVRSPVAFKWDN from the exons ATGGCTTCCATGGTCTCCATCCTCTTGCGCTGCTCCCTGCTACTTCTCCTCCTTGTCCAGTCCACACAATCCTCCGTCAGCCAGAAACCCAagaacgccattgccgaggagCCTCATCCTTCGACCTCGCACACCTACATCGTCCTCGCCAACCAACTCGCCAAGCCGTCCAAGTTTGACACCCTCGAGCATTGGTACGCGTCCATGGTGG GGGTTATGGCCCGGGTCAAAAAAAAAAAGAGCTCCAACCGCATCCGCTACACCTACGGCACTGTGATGCATGGTTTTGCGGCCCGTCTCACGGACGGCGAGGCCCAGCGCATGGCGACCGCCCCCGACGTGTCCCGCGTGTACAAGGACAGGGTGTACCACACCCAGGCCACGAGGTCGCCGTGGTTCATGGGCCTCCACGACGACTTCGGCGCGTGGCCGGACGCGGAGTTCGGCGACGGCGTCATCATCGGCTTCGTCGACACCGGCATCTGGCCGGAGCGCGCCAGCTTCAACGACGCCGGGCTCGGCCCCGTCAGGTCCACCTGGAGGGGCAAGTGCGTGGACGCCCTGGGATTCAACGCCAGCTTGTGCAACAACAAGCTCGTCGGCGCCAAGTCCTTCGTCACAGTCGAGCTAGATGCCGGTGGCCTCCTAACCGATTCGAATCCGAGGGACATCGCTGGGCACGGAACGCACGTGGCGTCAACGGCTGCAGGCGCCGAGGTCCCCTCGGCCGATCTCTTCAAGTTCGCGGGCGGGAGAGCGAGCGGCGTGGCGCGCATGGCAAGGATCGCCATGTACAGGGCGTGCAACATAGGATGCTTTGCCTCAGACGTTGTCGCGGCGATCGACGCCGCGGTGACCGACGGCGTGGACCTCCTCTCCATGTCCATCGCATACCCCGCGGAACCCTTCTACGACGACCTCCTCTCCGTCGCCACGTTCGGCGCTGAGCAGAGAGGCGTCTTCGTCGTCCTGGCGGGCGGCAACAAAGGCCCGACAGCGTCAACCATATCCAACGTGGCCCCGTGGATGACCACCGTCGGCGCCGCCACCACGGACCGGGTGTTCCCGGCGACACTCCGGCTCGGCAACGGGGTGGTGCTCACCGGGCAGTCCCTGTACAACATCCCGTTCTCCCAGTCCCAGGGCGCGGGCATGATCCCGCTAGTGCGCACCTCCTGCGGAGAGTATGATCTGACGCCCGACAAGGTCATGGGCAAGGTCGTGGTGTGCTCCCAGGATGCAGGAGCTTCGGCTGGCTTTGACGTGGAGAGAGCCGGCGGAGCCGGGATAGTTTCCGTCCAAAGTACGGAACGGTTCTGGGACACGGTAATGGCCCAACCCTTCCCCCTTCCCGGTCTCCTGCTCAGCTCCGCCGGCGGCAAGAAGCTGGCCGATTACATGTCGTCCGTAGCGTACCCGGTGGCGTCCTTCAACTTCACCTGCGACACGGTCACCGGCGAGAACCGGGCGCCGATGGTGGCGGGCTTCTCTTCGCGGGGCCCAAACCCGATTGTCCCCGAGATCCTGAAGCCGGACGTCATCGCGCCGGGAGTGAACATCCTCGCCGCCTGGTCAGGTGCTGCCCAGCCATCGGACAGCGACATGGACCCGCGGAGAGTGGAGTACAACATCATCTCGGGGACGTCGATGGCGTGCCCGCACGTCGCCGGCGTCGCGGCCCTGATCAAGAAGCGACACGGCGACTGGACGCCGGCCATGATCCGTTCGGCGCTGATGACGACCGCCGGCCCGCTCGACAAGAACGGCAGGGACATCGTGGACAGCGGCAGTGCCGTCGGCGCCGCCGCGACGCCTATGGAGGCGGGGGCCGGGCTGGTGCTCCCGCGGCTCGCCATGGACCCGGGCCTGGTGTACGACGCCGGCACGCAGGACTACGTCGACTTCCTCTGCACCCTCAACTACACGGTGGAGCAGATGCGGCAGTTCGTGCCGGGGCTGAGCAAGTGCGCGAGGACGATCCCCGGGGGCGTGGCCAACCTTAACTACCCGTCGTTCGTGGTGGTGTTCGACGGCAGCACCCGCGTCCGCACGCTGACGCGGACGGTGACCAAGGTGTCGGCGCAGCCCGAGAGGTACAACGTGACGGTCGCCGCGCCGGACGGGGTGAAGGTGACGGTGACACCGACGACGCTGGAGTTCAAGCGGGTGAACGAGAAGAGGAGCTACACCGTGCAGTTCAGCAGCGAGGCCGGAGCGAAGGTGAGGCCGGCCGGCACGTGGGACTTCGGCCACATCGCTTGGGAGAACAGGAAGCACCGGGTCAGGAGCCCCGTCGCCTTCAAGTGGGACAACTGA
- the LOC119309217 gene encoding serine/threonine-protein kinase 16-like isoform X2: protein MGCSLSGLNALYDAATGGGDVWINERRFRVLRQIGEGGFAFVYLVKEHDASSDAARDRHPSHVSDDGTYAMKKVLIQSREQLDLVKEEIRVSSLFNHPNLLPLLDHAIIAVKGDWSHEAYLLFPVHLDGTLFDNAAVMQSRKEFYSVVDVLRIFQQICEGLKHMHSLDPPYAHNDVKPGNVLVTRRKGQAPLATLMDFGSSRPARNQIRSRSEALRLQEWAAEHCSAPFRAPELWDCPSHADIDERTDIWSLGCTLYAIMYGVSPFEYALGESGGSLQLAIMNAQLKWPALPSAPYPDALHKFVTWMLQPQPEMRPHINDIRLHVDKLVEKYSP from the exons ATGGGGTGCTCCCTCTCGGGGCTCAACGCCCTCTACGACGCAGCGACTGGCGGTGGCGACGTGTGGATCAACGAGCGCCGCTTCCGCGTCCTCCGCCAGATCGGCGAGGGCGGCTTTGCCTTCGTCTACCTCGTCAAGGAGCACGACGCCTCCTCCGACGCCGCGCGCGACAGGCACCCCTCCCACGTCTCAG ACGACGGGACATATGCTATGAAGAAGGTGCTGATACAGAGCAGGGAGCAGCTGGATCTGGTGAAGGAGGAGATCCGCGTTTCGTCCTTGTTCAACCACCCCAATCTGCTACCGCTTCTTGACCATGCCATAATAGCAGTTAAG GGAGATTGGAGCCATGAAGCATACTTACTCTTCCCAGTCCATTTGGATGGTACTCTGTTCGACAATGCTGCAGTCATGCAGTCTAGGAAAGAGTTCTATTCGGTGGTCGATGTTTTGCGAATATTCCAACAG ATTTGTGAAGGACTGAAGCACATGCATAGTCTTGATCCACCATATGCCCATAATGATGTCAAGCCTGGCAATGTTCTTGTAACCCGCCGAAAAGGGCAAGCACCTCTTGCAACTTTGATGGATTTTGGGAGTTCGCGGCCTGCAAGAAATCAAATTCGTTCTCGTTCTGAAGCATTACGGTTGCAG GAATGGGCTGCCGAGCATTGCTCTGCACCTTTTCGCGCACCTGAATTGTGGGACTGCCCAAGTCATGCTGATATCGATGAGAGGACAGACATTTGGTCGCTAGGTTGCACTCTTTATGCGATCAT GTATGGTGTTTCTCCCTTTGAGTATGCTCTTGGTGAATCTGGAGGAAGCTTGCAGCTGGCCATTATGAACGCTCAGTTGAAGTGGCCAGCGCTACCGAGCGCTCCCTACCCTGACGCACTTCACAAGTTTGTTACCTGGATGCTTCAGCCACAGCCCGAGATGCGCCCTCACATCAATGACATACGtctccacgttgacaagcttgtggAGAAATACTCTCCTTAA
- the LOC119309217 gene encoding serine/threonine-protein kinase 16-like isoform X1, translated as MGCSLSGLNALYDAATGGGDVWINERRFRVLRQIGEGGFAFVYLVKEHDASSDAARDRHPSHVSDDGTYAMKKVLIQSREQLDLVKEEIRVSSLFNHPNLLPLLDHAIIAVKSTQGDWSHEAYLLFPVHLDGTLFDNAAVMQSRKEFYSVVDVLRIFQQICEGLKHMHSLDPPYAHNDVKPGNVLVTRRKGQAPLATLMDFGSSRPARNQIRSRSEALRLQEWAAEHCSAPFRAPELWDCPSHADIDERTDIWSLGCTLYAIMYGVSPFEYALGESGGSLQLAIMNAQLKWPALPSAPYPDALHKFVTWMLQPQPEMRPHINDIRLHVDKLVEKYSP; from the exons ATGGGGTGCTCCCTCTCGGGGCTCAACGCCCTCTACGACGCAGCGACTGGCGGTGGCGACGTGTGGATCAACGAGCGCCGCTTCCGCGTCCTCCGCCAGATCGGCGAGGGCGGCTTTGCCTTCGTCTACCTCGTCAAGGAGCACGACGCCTCCTCCGACGCCGCGCGCGACAGGCACCCCTCCCACGTCTCAG ACGACGGGACATATGCTATGAAGAAGGTGCTGATACAGAGCAGGGAGCAGCTGGATCTGGTGAAGGAGGAGATCCGCGTTTCGTCCTTGTTCAACCACCCCAATCTGCTACCGCTTCTTGACCATGCCATAATAGCAGTTAAG AGTACACAGGGAGATTGGAGCCATGAAGCATACTTACTCTTCCCAGTCCATTTGGATGGTACTCTGTTCGACAATGCTGCAGTCATGCAGTCTAGGAAAGAGTTCTATTCGGTGGTCGATGTTTTGCGAATATTCCAACAG ATTTGTGAAGGACTGAAGCACATGCATAGTCTTGATCCACCATATGCCCATAATGATGTCAAGCCTGGCAATGTTCTTGTAACCCGCCGAAAAGGGCAAGCACCTCTTGCAACTTTGATGGATTTTGGGAGTTCGCGGCCTGCAAGAAATCAAATTCGTTCTCGTTCTGAAGCATTACGGTTGCAG GAATGGGCTGCCGAGCATTGCTCTGCACCTTTTCGCGCACCTGAATTGTGGGACTGCCCAAGTCATGCTGATATCGATGAGAGGACAGACATTTGGTCGCTAGGTTGCACTCTTTATGCGATCAT GTATGGTGTTTCTCCCTTTGAGTATGCTCTTGGTGAATCTGGAGGAAGCTTGCAGCTGGCCATTATGAACGCTCAGTTGAAGTGGCCAGCGCTACCGAGCGCTCCCTACCCTGACGCACTTCACAAGTTTGTTACCTGGATGCTTCAGCCACAGCCCGAGATGCGCCCTCACATCAATGACATACGtctccacgttgacaagcttgtggAGAAATACTCTCCTTAA